In Indicator indicator isolate 239-I01 chromosome 20, UM_Iind_1.1, whole genome shotgun sequence, a genomic segment contains:
- the ZEB1 gene encoding zinc finger E-box-binding homeobox 1 isoform X1, which produces MADGPRCKRRKQANPRRNNVTNYNNVVEANSDSDDEDKLHIVEEESVTDAADCDASVPEDDLPTDHTVLPENSEREGSTNSCWEDEGIENCCEEILGPEAQTDEVGCTVKEDECDSDAENEQNHDPNVEEFLQQEDTAVIYPEAPEEDQRQGTPEASGQDENGTPDAFSQLLTCPYCDRGYKRFTSLKEHIKYRHEKNEDNFSCSLCSYTFAYRTQLDRHMTSHKSGRDQRHVTQSSGNRKFKCTECGKAFKYKHHLKEHLRIHSGEKPYECPNCKKRFSHSGSYSSHISSKKCIGLMPVNGRARSGLKTSQCSSPSLSASPGSPARPQIRQKIENKPLQEQLPVNQIKTEPVDYEFKPIVVASGINCSTPLQNGVFSGGSPLQATSSPQGVVQAVVLPTVGLVSPISINLSDIQNVLKVAVDGNVIRQVLENNHANLASKEQETISNASIQQAGHSLISAISLPLVDQDGTTKIIINYSLEQPSQLQVVPQNLKKENSVPANSCKNEKLPEDLTVKSEKDKNCEGETNDSTCLLCDDCPGDLNALQELKHYETKNPPQPGGTEAEKPSSPVPSETGENNLSPGQPPLKNLLSLLKAYYALNAQPSAEELSKIADSVNLPLDVVKKWFEKMQAGQISVQSSGPSSPEQVKLSSPAGNDDQAAATNVSEPQSSTAKPQNPGSTIKAETLPGESALNGSRSSTPSPSPLNLSSARNSQGYTCTAEGAQEEPQVEPLDLSLPKQQGELLERSTITSVYQNSVYSVQEEPLNLTCAKKEPQKDNSVTDSDPIVNVIPPSANPINIAIPTVTAQLPTIVAIADQNSVPCLRALAANKQTILIPQVAYTYSTTVSPAVQETPPKQTQANGNQDERQDTSSEGVSNVEDQNDSDSTPPKKKMRKTENGMYACDLCDKIFQKSSSLLRHKYEHTGKRPHECGICKKAFKHKHHLIEHMRLHSGEKPYQCDKCGKRFSHSGSYSQHMNHRYSYCKREAEERDSTEQEETGQEVLNNEHAGARASPSQIDSDERESLTREEEEDSEKEEEEEEEKEIEGLQEEKECRKLQEVEDEEEEEEEGKNEGKKNDEAVNEASNAEPEVIQNNGQVPEEKNK; this is translated from the exons gaaatccTGGGGCCTGAAGCTCAGACAGATGAAGTTGGATGTACag TAAAAGAAGATGAATGTGATTCTGATGcagaaaatgaacaaaaccatGACCCTAATGTTGAAGAATTCCTTCAGCAAGAAGATACAGCTGTTATCTATCCTGAAGCACCTGAGGAGGACCAGAGACAAGGCACGCCAGAAGCTAGTGGTCAGGATGAAAATG GAACACCTGATGCATTTTCCCAGCTGCTCACCTGCCCGTACTGTGACCGAGGGTACAAGCGGTTCACCTCTCTGAAGGAACACATCAAATACCGCCACGAGAAGAACGAAGACAACTTCAGTTGCTCCTTGTGCAGCTACACGTTTGCCTACAGGACGCAGCTCGACCGCCACATGACATCACACAAATCAGGAAGAGATCAA AGACATGTGACGCAGTCCAGTGGTAATCGAAAGTTCAAGTGCACTGAATGTGGAAAAGCTTTTAAATATAAACATCACCTAAAGGAGCACCTACGAATCCACAGTG GAGAGAAGCCATATGAGTGCCCAAACTGCAAGAAGCGTTTTTCCCATTCTGGTTCATACAGTTCCCACATAAGCAGTAAGAAGTGTATTGGTTTGATGCCCGTGAATGGTCGAGCCCGCTCGGGGCTCAAGACGTCTCAGtgctcctccccttccctttctgcaTCACCAGGTAGCCCAGCAAGACCACAGATACGACAAAAGATAGAAAACAAGCCCTTGCAAGAGCAACTTCCTGTTAACCAAATTAAAACTGAACCTGTGGATTATGAATTCAAGCCCATAGTGGTTGCTTCAGGAATTAATTGTTCGACCCCTTTGCAGAATGGGGTTTTTAGTGGTGGTAGCCCATTGCAGGCAACCAGTTCTCCTCAGGGTGTGGTGCAAGCTGTTGTTCTACCAACAGTAGGTCTGGTGTCTCCCATAAGCATCAACTTAAGTGACATTCAAAATGTACTTAAAGTGGCAGTGGATGGTAATGTAATAAGGCAAGTATTGGAAAACAATCATGCAAATCTTGCATCCAAAGAACAAGAAACAATCAGCAATGCATCTATACAACAAGCTGGCCATTCCCTCATTTCAGCTATCAGTCTTCCTTTGGTTGACCAAGATGGGACAACCAAAATTATCATCAACTACAGCTTGGAGCAGCCAAGTCAACTTCAGGTTGTTCCACAAAACCTAAAAAAAGAGAACTCTGTTCCTGCAAATAGTTGCAAAAATGAGAAATTACCAGAAGATCTTACAGTGAAGTCTGAGAAAGATAAGAACTGTGAAGGAGAGACCAATGATAGCACTTGTCTTCTTTGTGATGATTGTCCAGGAGATCTTAATGCACTTCAAGAATTAAAGCACTATGAAACAAAAAATCCTCCTCAGCCTGGTGGAACAGAAGCTGAGAAGCCCAGCTCCCCTGTCCCATCAGAAACTGGGGAGAACAACTTATCTCCTGGTCAGCCACCCTTAAAGAACCTTTTATCGCTCTTAAAAGCCTATTATGCATTAAATGCACAACCGAGCGCAGAAGAGCTTTCGAAAATTGCCGATTCAGTAAACTTGCCCCTGGACGTGGTAAAAAAGTGGTTTGAAAAAATGCAAGCTGGACAAATTTCTGTGCAGTCCTCTGGACCGTCTTCTCCTGAACAAGTGAAGTTAAGCAGTCCCGCAGGTAACGACGATCAGGCAGCGGCCACAAATGTCAgtgagccccagagcagcacagctaagCCACAGAATCCTGGCAGTACAATCAAAGCCGAGACTTTGCCAGGGGAGTCAGCTCTAAATGGCTCACGCAGTAGCACACCGTCCCCGTCGCCACTAAACCTTTCCTCAGCCAGAAATTCACAGGGTTACACGTGCACAGCAGAGGGTGCACAAGAAGAGCCACAAGTCGAACCTCTTGACCTTTCGCTACCAAAGCAACAAGGAGAGCTCTTGGAAAGATCTACCATAACTAGTGTTTACCAGAACAGTGTTTATTCTGTCCAAGAAGAACCTTTGAACTTAACTTGTGCAAAAAAAGAACCACAAAAGGACAACAGTGTTACAGACTCTGATCCTATTGTAAATGTTATCCCACCAAGTGCCAATCCCATAAATATTGCTATACCtacagtcactgcccagctaCCTACAATAGTTGCCATTGCTGACCAGAACAGTGTCCCATGCTTGAGAGCTCTTGCTGCCAATAAGCAAACCATTTTGATTCCACAGGTTGCTTATACGTACTCTACTACAGTTAGCCCTGCAGTTCAAGAAACACCTCCAAAACAGACCCAAGCCAATGGAAATCAG GATGAAAGGCAAGACACTAGCTCAGAAGGAGTATCGAATGTAGAAGatcaaaatgattctgattCAACACCCCcaaagaaaaagatgagaaagacagagaacggGATGTATGCATGTGATTTATGTGACAAAATATTCCAGAAGAGCAGTTCATTATTGAGACACAAGTATGAACACACAG GTAAAAGGCCTCACGAGTGTGGAATCTGTAAAAAAGCATTCAAACACAAACACCATTTGATCGAACACATGCGACTGCACTCTGGGGAGAAGCCCTACCAATGTGACAAGTGTGGAAAAAGGTTTTCACACTCGGGGTCTTACTCTCAACACATGAATCATCGCTACTCCTACTGCAAAAGGGAGGCAGAAGAGCGTGACAGCACGGAGCAGGAGGAGACAGGCCAGGAGGTGCTCAACAATGAGCACGCTGGTGCCAGGGCATCCCCATCGCAGATTGACTCggatgagagagagagtttaaccagggaagaagaggaagacagtgaaaaagaggaagaggaggaggaagaaaaagaaatagaaggacttcaggaagaaaaagaatgtaGGAAACTACAAGAAGTAGAggatgaagaagaagaggaagaagaagggaaaaatgaagGTAAAAAGAATGACGAAGCTGTAAATGAAGCAAGCAATGCAGAACCAGAGGTTATACAGAATAATGGGCAGGtgccagaagagaaaaacaaataa
- the ZEB1 gene encoding zinc finger E-box-binding homeobox 1 isoform X3 → MADGPRCKRRKQANPRRNNAGKETKEILGPEAQTDEVGCTVKEDECDSDAENEQNHDPNVEEFLQQEDTAVIYPEAPEEDQRQGTPEASGQDENGTPDAFSQLLTCPYCDRGYKRFTSLKEHIKYRHEKNEDNFSCSLCSYTFAYRTQLDRHMTSHKSGRDQRHVTQSSGNRKFKCTECGKAFKYKHHLKEHLRIHSGEKPYECPNCKKRFSHSGSYSSHISSKKCIGLMPVNGRARSGLKTSQCSSPSLSASPGSPARPQIRQKIENKPLQEQLPVNQIKTEPVDYEFKPIVVASGINCSTPLQNGVFSGGSPLQATSSPQGVVQAVVLPTVGLVSPISINLSDIQNVLKVAVDGNVIRQVLENNHANLASKEQETISNASIQQAGHSLISAISLPLVDQDGTTKIIINYSLEQPSQLQVVPQNLKKENSVPANSCKNEKLPEDLTVKSEKDKNCEGETNDSTCLLCDDCPGDLNALQELKHYETKNPPQPGGTEAEKPSSPVPSETGENNLSPGQPPLKNLLSLLKAYYALNAQPSAEELSKIADSVNLPLDVVKKWFEKMQAGQISVQSSGPSSPEQVKLSSPAGNDDQAAATNVSEPQSSTAKPQNPGSTIKAETLPGESALNGSRSSTPSPSPLNLSSARNSQGYTCTAEGAQEEPQVEPLDLSLPKQQGELLERSTITSVYQNSVYSVQEEPLNLTCAKKEPQKDNSVTDSDPIVNVIPPSANPINIAIPTVTAQLPTIVAIADQNSVPCLRALAANKQTILIPQVAYTYSTTVSPAVQETPPKQTQANGNQDERQDTSSEGVSNVEDQNDSDSTPPKKKMRKTENGMYACDLCDKIFQKSSSLLRHKYEHTGKRPHECGICKKAFKHKHHLIEHMRLHSGEKPYQCDKCGKRFSHSGSYSQHMNHRYSYCKREAEERDSTEQEETGQEVLNNEHAGARASPSQIDSDERESLTREEEEDSEKEEEEEEEKEIEGLQEEKECRKLQEVEDEEEEEEEGKNEGKKNDEAVNEASNAEPEVIQNNGQVPEEKNK, encoded by the exons ctggaaaagaaacaaaggaaatccTGGGGCCTGAAGCTCAGACAGATGAAGTTGGATGTACag TAAAAGAAGATGAATGTGATTCTGATGcagaaaatgaacaaaaccatGACCCTAATGTTGAAGAATTCCTTCAGCAAGAAGATACAGCTGTTATCTATCCTGAAGCACCTGAGGAGGACCAGAGACAAGGCACGCCAGAAGCTAGTGGTCAGGATGAAAATG GAACACCTGATGCATTTTCCCAGCTGCTCACCTGCCCGTACTGTGACCGAGGGTACAAGCGGTTCACCTCTCTGAAGGAACACATCAAATACCGCCACGAGAAGAACGAAGACAACTTCAGTTGCTCCTTGTGCAGCTACACGTTTGCCTACAGGACGCAGCTCGACCGCCACATGACATCACACAAATCAGGAAGAGATCAA AGACATGTGACGCAGTCCAGTGGTAATCGAAAGTTCAAGTGCACTGAATGTGGAAAAGCTTTTAAATATAAACATCACCTAAAGGAGCACCTACGAATCCACAGTG GAGAGAAGCCATATGAGTGCCCAAACTGCAAGAAGCGTTTTTCCCATTCTGGTTCATACAGTTCCCACATAAGCAGTAAGAAGTGTATTGGTTTGATGCCCGTGAATGGTCGAGCCCGCTCGGGGCTCAAGACGTCTCAGtgctcctccccttccctttctgcaTCACCAGGTAGCCCAGCAAGACCACAGATACGACAAAAGATAGAAAACAAGCCCTTGCAAGAGCAACTTCCTGTTAACCAAATTAAAACTGAACCTGTGGATTATGAATTCAAGCCCATAGTGGTTGCTTCAGGAATTAATTGTTCGACCCCTTTGCAGAATGGGGTTTTTAGTGGTGGTAGCCCATTGCAGGCAACCAGTTCTCCTCAGGGTGTGGTGCAAGCTGTTGTTCTACCAACAGTAGGTCTGGTGTCTCCCATAAGCATCAACTTAAGTGACATTCAAAATGTACTTAAAGTGGCAGTGGATGGTAATGTAATAAGGCAAGTATTGGAAAACAATCATGCAAATCTTGCATCCAAAGAACAAGAAACAATCAGCAATGCATCTATACAACAAGCTGGCCATTCCCTCATTTCAGCTATCAGTCTTCCTTTGGTTGACCAAGATGGGACAACCAAAATTATCATCAACTACAGCTTGGAGCAGCCAAGTCAACTTCAGGTTGTTCCACAAAACCTAAAAAAAGAGAACTCTGTTCCTGCAAATAGTTGCAAAAATGAGAAATTACCAGAAGATCTTACAGTGAAGTCTGAGAAAGATAAGAACTGTGAAGGAGAGACCAATGATAGCACTTGTCTTCTTTGTGATGATTGTCCAGGAGATCTTAATGCACTTCAAGAATTAAAGCACTATGAAACAAAAAATCCTCCTCAGCCTGGTGGAACAGAAGCTGAGAAGCCCAGCTCCCCTGTCCCATCAGAAACTGGGGAGAACAACTTATCTCCTGGTCAGCCACCCTTAAAGAACCTTTTATCGCTCTTAAAAGCCTATTATGCATTAAATGCACAACCGAGCGCAGAAGAGCTTTCGAAAATTGCCGATTCAGTAAACTTGCCCCTGGACGTGGTAAAAAAGTGGTTTGAAAAAATGCAAGCTGGACAAATTTCTGTGCAGTCCTCTGGACCGTCTTCTCCTGAACAAGTGAAGTTAAGCAGTCCCGCAGGTAACGACGATCAGGCAGCGGCCACAAATGTCAgtgagccccagagcagcacagctaagCCACAGAATCCTGGCAGTACAATCAAAGCCGAGACTTTGCCAGGGGAGTCAGCTCTAAATGGCTCACGCAGTAGCACACCGTCCCCGTCGCCACTAAACCTTTCCTCAGCCAGAAATTCACAGGGTTACACGTGCACAGCAGAGGGTGCACAAGAAGAGCCACAAGTCGAACCTCTTGACCTTTCGCTACCAAAGCAACAAGGAGAGCTCTTGGAAAGATCTACCATAACTAGTGTTTACCAGAACAGTGTTTATTCTGTCCAAGAAGAACCTTTGAACTTAACTTGTGCAAAAAAAGAACCACAAAAGGACAACAGTGTTACAGACTCTGATCCTATTGTAAATGTTATCCCACCAAGTGCCAATCCCATAAATATTGCTATACCtacagtcactgcccagctaCCTACAATAGTTGCCATTGCTGACCAGAACAGTGTCCCATGCTTGAGAGCTCTTGCTGCCAATAAGCAAACCATTTTGATTCCACAGGTTGCTTATACGTACTCTACTACAGTTAGCCCTGCAGTTCAAGAAACACCTCCAAAACAGACCCAAGCCAATGGAAATCAG GATGAAAGGCAAGACACTAGCTCAGAAGGAGTATCGAATGTAGAAGatcaaaatgattctgattCAACACCCCcaaagaaaaagatgagaaagacagagaacggGATGTATGCATGTGATTTATGTGACAAAATATTCCAGAAGAGCAGTTCATTATTGAGACACAAGTATGAACACACAG GTAAAAGGCCTCACGAGTGTGGAATCTGTAAAAAAGCATTCAAACACAAACACCATTTGATCGAACACATGCGACTGCACTCTGGGGAGAAGCCCTACCAATGTGACAAGTGTGGAAAAAGGTTTTCACACTCGGGGTCTTACTCTCAACACATGAATCATCGCTACTCCTACTGCAAAAGGGAGGCAGAAGAGCGTGACAGCACGGAGCAGGAGGAGACAGGCCAGGAGGTGCTCAACAATGAGCACGCTGGTGCCAGGGCATCCCCATCGCAGATTGACTCggatgagagagagagtttaaccagggaagaagaggaagacagtgaaaaagaggaagaggaggaggaagaaaaagaaatagaaggacttcaggaagaaaaagaatgtaGGAAACTACAAGAAGTAGAggatgaagaagaagaggaagaagaagggaaaaatgaagGTAAAAAGAATGACGAAGCTGTAAATGAAGCAAGCAATGCAGAACCAGAGGTTATACAGAATAATGGGCAGGtgccagaagagaaaaacaaataa
- the ZEB1 gene encoding zinc finger E-box-binding homeobox 1 isoform X5 → MADGPRCKRRKQANPRRNNVTNYNNVVEANSDSDDEDKLHIVEEESVTDAADCDASVPEDDLPTDHTVLPENSEREGSTNSCWEDEAGKETKEILGPEAQTDEVGCTVKEDECDSDAENEQNHDPNVEEFLQQEDTAVIYPEAPEEDQRQGTPEASGQDENGTPDAFSQLLTCPYCDRGYKRFTSLKEHIKYRHEKNEDNFSCSLCSYTFAYRTQLDRHMTSHKSGRDQRHVTQSSGNRKFKCTECGKAFKYKHHLKEHLRIHSGEKPYECPNCKKRFSHSGSYSSHISSKKCIGLMPVNGRARSGLKTSQCSSPSLSASPGSPARPQIRQKIENKPLQEQLPVNQIKTEPVDYEFKPIVVASGINCSTPLQNGVFSGGSPLQATSSPQGVVQAVVLPTVGLVSPISINLSDIQNVLKVAVDGNVIRQVLENNHANLASKEQETISNASIQQAGHSLISAISLPLVDQDGTTKIIINYSLEQPSQLQVVPQNLKKENSVPANSCKNEKLPEDLTVKSEKDKNCEGETNDSTCLLCDDCPGDLNALQELKHYETKNPPQPGGTEAEKPSSPVPSETGENNLSPGQPPLKNLLSLLKAYYALNAQPSAEELSKIADSVNLPLDVVKKWFEKMQAGQISVQSSGPSSPEQVKLSSPAGNDDQAAATNVSEPQSSTAKPQNPGSTIKAETLPGESALNGSRSSTPSPSPLNLSSARNSQGYTCTAEGAQEEPQVEPLDLSLPKQQGELLERSTITSVYQNSVYSVQEEPLNLTCAKKEPQKDNSVTDSDPIVNVIPPSANPINIAIPTVTAQLPTIVAIADQNSVPCLRALAANKQTILIPQVAYTYSTTVSPAVQETPPKQTQANGNQDERQDTSSEGVSNVEDQNDSDSTPPKKKMRKTENGMYACDLCDKIFQKSSSLLRHKYEHTGKRPHECGICKKAFKHKHHLIEHMRLHSGEKPYQCDKCGKRFSHSGSYSQHMNHRYSYCKREAEERDSTEQEETGQEVLNNEHAGARASPSQIDSDERESLTREEEEDSEKEEEEEEEKEIEGLQEEKECRKLQEVEDEEEEEEEGKNEGKKNDEAVNEASNAEPEVIQNNGQVPEEKNK, encoded by the exons ctggaaaagaaacaaaggaaatccTGGGGCCTGAAGCTCAGACAGATGAAGTTGGATGTACag TAAAAGAAGATGAATGTGATTCTGATGcagaaaatgaacaaaaccatGACCCTAATGTTGAAGAATTCCTTCAGCAAGAAGATACAGCTGTTATCTATCCTGAAGCACCTGAGGAGGACCAGAGACAAGGCACGCCAGAAGCTAGTGGTCAGGATGAAAATG GAACACCTGATGCATTTTCCCAGCTGCTCACCTGCCCGTACTGTGACCGAGGGTACAAGCGGTTCACCTCTCTGAAGGAACACATCAAATACCGCCACGAGAAGAACGAAGACAACTTCAGTTGCTCCTTGTGCAGCTACACGTTTGCCTACAGGACGCAGCTCGACCGCCACATGACATCACACAAATCAGGAAGAGATCAA AGACATGTGACGCAGTCCAGTGGTAATCGAAAGTTCAAGTGCACTGAATGTGGAAAAGCTTTTAAATATAAACATCACCTAAAGGAGCACCTACGAATCCACAGTG GAGAGAAGCCATATGAGTGCCCAAACTGCAAGAAGCGTTTTTCCCATTCTGGTTCATACAGTTCCCACATAAGCAGTAAGAAGTGTATTGGTTTGATGCCCGTGAATGGTCGAGCCCGCTCGGGGCTCAAGACGTCTCAGtgctcctccccttccctttctgcaTCACCAGGTAGCCCAGCAAGACCACAGATACGACAAAAGATAGAAAACAAGCCCTTGCAAGAGCAACTTCCTGTTAACCAAATTAAAACTGAACCTGTGGATTATGAATTCAAGCCCATAGTGGTTGCTTCAGGAATTAATTGTTCGACCCCTTTGCAGAATGGGGTTTTTAGTGGTGGTAGCCCATTGCAGGCAACCAGTTCTCCTCAGGGTGTGGTGCAAGCTGTTGTTCTACCAACAGTAGGTCTGGTGTCTCCCATAAGCATCAACTTAAGTGACATTCAAAATGTACTTAAAGTGGCAGTGGATGGTAATGTAATAAGGCAAGTATTGGAAAACAATCATGCAAATCTTGCATCCAAAGAACAAGAAACAATCAGCAATGCATCTATACAACAAGCTGGCCATTCCCTCATTTCAGCTATCAGTCTTCCTTTGGTTGACCAAGATGGGACAACCAAAATTATCATCAACTACAGCTTGGAGCAGCCAAGTCAACTTCAGGTTGTTCCACAAAACCTAAAAAAAGAGAACTCTGTTCCTGCAAATAGTTGCAAAAATGAGAAATTACCAGAAGATCTTACAGTGAAGTCTGAGAAAGATAAGAACTGTGAAGGAGAGACCAATGATAGCACTTGTCTTCTTTGTGATGATTGTCCAGGAGATCTTAATGCACTTCAAGAATTAAAGCACTATGAAACAAAAAATCCTCCTCAGCCTGGTGGAACAGAAGCTGAGAAGCCCAGCTCCCCTGTCCCATCAGAAACTGGGGAGAACAACTTATCTCCTGGTCAGCCACCCTTAAAGAACCTTTTATCGCTCTTAAAAGCCTATTATGCATTAAATGCACAACCGAGCGCAGAAGAGCTTTCGAAAATTGCCGATTCAGTAAACTTGCCCCTGGACGTGGTAAAAAAGTGGTTTGAAAAAATGCAAGCTGGACAAATTTCTGTGCAGTCCTCTGGACCGTCTTCTCCTGAACAAGTGAAGTTAAGCAGTCCCGCAGGTAACGACGATCAGGCAGCGGCCACAAATGTCAgtgagccccagagcagcacagctaagCCACAGAATCCTGGCAGTACAATCAAAGCCGAGACTTTGCCAGGGGAGTCAGCTCTAAATGGCTCACGCAGTAGCACACCGTCCCCGTCGCCACTAAACCTTTCCTCAGCCAGAAATTCACAGGGTTACACGTGCACAGCAGAGGGTGCACAAGAAGAGCCACAAGTCGAACCTCTTGACCTTTCGCTACCAAAGCAACAAGGAGAGCTCTTGGAAAGATCTACCATAACTAGTGTTTACCAGAACAGTGTTTATTCTGTCCAAGAAGAACCTTTGAACTTAACTTGTGCAAAAAAAGAACCACAAAAGGACAACAGTGTTACAGACTCTGATCCTATTGTAAATGTTATCCCACCAAGTGCCAATCCCATAAATATTGCTATACCtacagtcactgcccagctaCCTACAATAGTTGCCATTGCTGACCAGAACAGTGTCCCATGCTTGAGAGCTCTTGCTGCCAATAAGCAAACCATTTTGATTCCACAGGTTGCTTATACGTACTCTACTACAGTTAGCCCTGCAGTTCAAGAAACACCTCCAAAACAGACCCAAGCCAATGGAAATCAG GATGAAAGGCAAGACACTAGCTCAGAAGGAGTATCGAATGTAGAAGatcaaaatgattctgattCAACACCCCcaaagaaaaagatgagaaagacagagaacggGATGTATGCATGTGATTTATGTGACAAAATATTCCAGAAGAGCAGTTCATTATTGAGACACAAGTATGAACACACAG GTAAAAGGCCTCACGAGTGTGGAATCTGTAAAAAAGCATTCAAACACAAACACCATTTGATCGAACACATGCGACTGCACTCTGGGGAGAAGCCCTACCAATGTGACAAGTGTGGAAAAAGGTTTTCACACTCGGGGTCTTACTCTCAACACATGAATCATCGCTACTCCTACTGCAAAAGGGAGGCAGAAGAGCGTGACAGCACGGAGCAGGAGGAGACAGGCCAGGAGGTGCTCAACAATGAGCACGCTGGTGCCAGGGCATCCCCATCGCAGATTGACTCggatgagagagagagtttaaccagggaagaagaggaagacagtgaaaaagaggaagaggaggaggaagaaaaagaaatagaaggacttcaggaagaaaaagaatgtaGGAAACTACAAGAAGTAGAggatgaagaagaagaggaagaagaagggaaaaatgaagGTAAAAAGAATGACGAAGCTGTAAATGAAGCAAGCAATGCAGAACCAGAGGTTATACAGAATAATGGGCAGGtgccagaagagaaaaacaaataa